One Candidatus Poribacteria bacterium genomic window, CGCCAGCGACCTATGCGCCGTGAGTACCGCTGGTACGCCGCCGTGCGATACCGGCTGACGCGACTCCTCCGCGACCTCTGGTACGTGCTGGACCGACGCCATCGCATCACCGCGTTAACGGACTCCGTCTACATCGGCGGCGAGTTGACGCCGGAACGTGTGGCGTTCCTGCGGCAGGTGGGCGTTCGTGCGATGGTGAGCCTCCAAGCCGAAAAGCTCGACTCGATGTCGGGTCTGGACGCGCATCTCTGGCTTCCCAGCCTCGACGGGAGACCCCCCAGCGTCTCGCAGTTGGTGCTTGGTGCGCGGTTCGTCGCCGGACAGGTCGCTGGCGGCAA contains:
- a CDS encoding phosphatase, with the translated sequence MNSRQRPMRREYRWYAAVRYRLTRLLRDLWYVLDRRHRITALTDSVYIGGELTPERVAFLRQVGVRAMVSLQAEKLDSMSGLDAHLWLPSLDGRPPSVSQLVLGARFVAGQVAGGKPVYIHCHAGVGRAPTMGAAYLVLIGATPSDALAQVQATRPWISMNHYQRQAVTDCSRLLASRQNVLET